The proteins below come from a single Rosa rugosa chromosome 2, drRosRugo1.1, whole genome shotgun sequence genomic window:
- the LOC133729853 gene encoding nuclear transport factor 2B: MEEQVEMVGRAFVDHYYLLFDSDRASLSTLYQPTSMLSFEGQKIFGVDDISAKLNQLPFDQCKHLISTIDSQPSSTTGGIVVFVSGSLQLPGEEHLLRFSQMFHLIPTPQGSFFVQNDIFRLNYG, translated from the exons ATGGAAGAACAAGTCGAAATGGTGGGGAGGGCATTTGTGGATCATTATTACCTTCTGTTTGACAGTGATAGAGCTTCCCTGTCTACTCTATATCAACCAACCTCTATGTTGAGCTTTGAGGGCCAAAAGATTTTTGGGGTTGACGATATTTCTGCGAAGCTTAATCAGTTGCCATTCGATCAATGCAAGCATCTGATCAGTACTATCGATTCCCAGCCATCATCGACAACCGGTGGCATTGTGGTCTTTGTCAGCGGCAGCCTCCAATTACCGGGGGAAGAACACCTTCTAAGATTTAGCCAG ATGTTCCACTTGATTCCAACTCCACAAGGAAGCTTCTTTGTCCAGAATGATATATTTCGTCTGAATTATGGTTAA
- the LOC133729851 gene encoding pectinesterase — protein MAIQQPLLDAPKATSYCKFLYLILSLAAIISSITLVSIQVMIKTSSSISRPGAMSADVDLLQGLLEESTPHLQKALETAKDAYTKINDPKDRAALVDCVELMDVTMDRILDSRVALKNLKVQNTMEDVHTWLSSVLTNHVTCLDGLEGLSARTIMEPRLNDLISRSKAFLAKLVAISPLKERVIDDQPPKIGDFPTWVTSRDRRLMSRDFHKGVEANVVVAKDGSGKYKTIKEAVAAAPDKSTTRYVIHVKKGTYKENVEVVKNKKNLMIVGDGMDKTIITGSLNVVDGSTTFKSATLAAVGDGFIAQDIWFQNTAGPEKHQAVALRVGADQSVINRCRIDAYQDTLYTHSNRQFFRDSYITGTVDFIFGNAAVVLQNCKIVARKPASGQNNMVTAQGRTDPNQNTGTSIQKCKVIASSDLEPVKGKVRSYLGRPWKEYSRTVVMQSTIGDHIDPAGWSPWSGDFALKTLYYGEYANTGPGAGTSKRVTWAGYHVIKSASEAQSFTVAGLIQGGSWLKSTGVSFTEGL, from the exons ATGGCAATCCAACAGCCTCTGCTTGATGCTCCCAAAGCTACTTCTTACTGCAAATTTCTCTATCTAATCCTCTCCTTAGCCGCTATTATAAGCTCGATCACCCTTGTTTCCATCCAAGTTATGATCAAAACCAGCTCCTCTATTTCTCGTCCAGGAGCCATGAGTGCTGATGTTGATCTACTACAAGGGCTCCTAGAAGAATCCACACCACACTTGCAAAAAGCCCTTGAGACGGCGAAAGATGCTTATACTAAGATCAATGATCCTAAAGATCGAGCGGCTCTTGTCGATTGTGTGGAGCTGATGGATGTCACCATGGACAGGATTCTTGACTCTAGAGTGGCTCTCAAGAACTTGAAGGTGCAGAATACCATGGAAGATGTTCATACATGGCTTAGCAGCGTCCTCACTAACCATGTCACATGCTTGGATGGACTAGAAGGACTATCAGCCCGGACTATAATGGAGCCTAGGCTCAATGACTTGATATCAAGGTCAAAAGCCTTCCTAGCCAAGTTGGTTGCAATTTCTCCATTAAAAGAGAGAGTGATCGATGATCAGCCACCGAAAATTGGAGATTTCCCAACATGGGTCACAAGCAGGGACCGGAGGCTAATGTCGAGGGATTTTCATAAGGGAGTTGAGGCCAATGTTGTGGTGGCAAAAGATGGGAGTGGGAAATACAAGACTATAAAAGAAGCAGTGGCAGCAGCACCAGATAAGAGCACAACCAGGTATGTCATTCATGTGAAAAAGGGAACCTATAAGGAAAATGTTGAGGTtgtgaagaataagaagaactTGATGATTGTTGGAGATGGCATGGATAAAACAATCATCACCGGCAGCCTCAATGTTGTTGATGGATCAACCACTTTCAAATCTGCGACTCTAG CTGCCGTTGGTGACGGATTTATAGCCCAAGACATTTGGTTCCAAAACACAGCTGGCCCGGAAAAGCACCAAGCTGTTGCACTTCGAGTCGGAGCCGATCAATCCGTGATAAACCGGTGTCGCATTGACGCTTACCAAGACACTCTCTATACCCACTCCAATAGGCAGTTCTTCCGAGACTCCTACATAACAG GTACCGTAGACTTCATATTTGGAAATGCAGCCGTAGTACTTCAGAATTGTAAGATCGTGGCACGAAAACCCGCGAGTGGACAAAACAACATGGTCACGGCACAAGGTCGGACGGACCCTAATCAAAACACCGGGACTTCCATTCAAAAATGCAAAGTAATTGCAAGTTCAGACCTAGAGCCGGTGAAAGGGAAAGTCCGATCTTACTTGGGCCGCCCCTGGAAGGAATACTCTAGGACTGTTGTGATGCAGTCCACCATTGGTGACCACATTGACCCAGCTGGGTGGTCTCCATGGAGCGGAGACTTTGCTCTGAAGACACTGTATTATGGTGAATATGCAAATACTGGACCCGGGGCGGGTACTAGCAAGAGAGTGACTTGGGCCGGGTATCATGTCATTAAAAGTGCATCAGAGGCCCAGAGTTTCACCGTTGCTGGGCTTATACAAGGTGGGTCATGGTTGAAGTCCACCGGGGTTTCTTTTACCGAAGGGCTGTGA
- the LOC133729855 gene encoding CRIB domain-containing protein RIC10-like isoform X1, which produces MAKIFKYISQIFVVKEREMEIGFPTDVKHVAHIGWDGPSDSAPSWMNGFKNGPDFSTLGRNNTGDRRDSSSSTAPSPWASHDFEQSMGRQPSTNLIDLPPNDPANVPKKPKRKKVKSSSSSSSSSRSSRPMKASKATYTQMEPTPNLLI; this is translated from the exons ATGGCCAAGATTTTCAAATACATCTCTCAAATATTTG TTGTGAAGGAGCGTGAAATGGAAATTGGGTTCCCGACAGATGTGAAACATGTAGCTCACATTGGGTGGGATGGTCCGTCTGATAGTGCACCCAGCTGG ATGAATGGGTTCAAAAATGGACCCGATTTCTCAACACTGGGTCGCAATAACACCGGTGATCGAAGGGACTCCTCCAGCAGCACGGCTCCTTCTCCTTGGGCCTCCCACG ATTTTGAGCAATCCATGGGACGCCAGCCATCAACGAACTTGATAGACCTTCCTCCTAATGACCCTGCAAATGTTCCCAAGAAGCCAAAGCGGAAAAAGGTCAAATCTTcgtcttcctcttcctcatcatcgAGATCGTCACGACCAATGAAGGCGTCAAAGGCTACATATACGCAAATGGAACCTACACCAAACCTGCTAATATAG
- the LOC133729855 gene encoding CRIB domain-containing protein RIC10-like isoform X2, with the protein MEIGFPTDVKHVAHIGWDGPSDSAPSWMNGFKNGPDFSTLGRNNTGDRRDSSSSTAPSPWASHDFEQSMGRQPSTNLIDLPPNDPANVPKKPKRKKVKSSSSSSSSSRSSRPMKASKATYTQMEPTPNLLI; encoded by the exons ATGGAAATTGGGTTCCCGACAGATGTGAAACATGTAGCTCACATTGGGTGGGATGGTCCGTCTGATAGTGCACCCAGCTGG ATGAATGGGTTCAAAAATGGACCCGATTTCTCAACACTGGGTCGCAATAACACCGGTGATCGAAGGGACTCCTCCAGCAGCACGGCTCCTTCTCCTTGGGCCTCCCACG ATTTTGAGCAATCCATGGGACGCCAGCCATCAACGAACTTGATAGACCTTCCTCCTAATGACCCTGCAAATGTTCCCAAGAAGCCAAAGCGGAAAAAGGTCAAATCTTcgtcttcctcttcctcatcatcgAGATCGTCACGACCAATGAAGGCGTCAAAGGCTACATATACGCAAATGGAACCTACACCAAACCTGCTAATATAG